In Candidatus Tectomicrobia bacterium, a genomic segment contains:
- a CDS encoding GNAT family N-acetyltransferase, producing the protein MTMASCCPTAPPGARRSGPGRLEVRAHASPEAFTRLTGEWRALLAGGPSHPFYDPAWHLCWWKHLGSGTLHVCEVRRPDGGLAAAAPFVVNGDGLLRLTGGEDLSDYLDIAAAPGAHAEAWAALLAHLRGPEAPEWKELLVRGLPAASPTLKALTAPDAPGRGRAEQEEVCPVVPLPGSWEDYVGMLDARDERELRRKLRRAHMQPLEFRRTLSEDQLEADLDEFIRLHALSHPEKSGFWNEARGAFFREMAHEMLRLGWLDLSFLSVEGHTAAANFSLDYDDRIYLYNSGYDPNERQLSAGLVLLAHNIEEAINAGRAAFDMLRGDEPYKYTFGALDQPIFRVRLSRDAG; encoded by the coding sequence GTGACGATGGCTTCCTGCTGCCCGACAGCTCCTCCCGGCGCCCGCCGGTCCGGCCCCGGCCGCCTCGAGGTCCGCGCCCACGCTTCACCGGAGGCCTTCACCCGGCTGACCGGGGAGTGGCGCGCCCTGCTCGCCGGGGGCCCGAGCCACCCCTTCTACGACCCCGCCTGGCACCTGTGCTGGTGGAAGCACCTCGGCTCGGGGACGCTCCACGTCTGCGAGGTGCGCCGCCCGGACGGGGGCCTCGCGGCGGCCGCGCCCTTCGTGGTGAACGGGGACGGGCTTTTGCGCCTCACGGGCGGCGAGGACCTCTCGGACTACCTCGACATCGCGGCGGCCCCGGGCGCCCACGCCGAGGCGTGGGCCGCCCTGCTCGCCCACCTGCGCGGCCCGGAGGCGCCGGAGTGGAAGGAGCTCCTGGTGCGCGGGCTGCCCGCGGCCTCCCCCACCCTCAAGGCCCTGACCGCGCCGGACGCCCCGGGCCGGGGCCGCGCCGAACAGGAGGAGGTCTGCCCCGTCGTCCCCCTGCCGGGGAGCTGGGAGGACTACGTGGGCATGCTCGACGCCCGCGACGAGCGGGAGCTGCGCCGGAAGCTCCGCCGCGCCCACATGCAGCCCCTGGAGTTCCGCCGCACCCTCTCGGAGGACCAGCTCGAGGCGGACCTCGACGAGTTCATCCGCCTCCACGCCCTGAGCCACCCCGAGAAGAGCGGCTTCTGGAACGAGGCGCGGGGAGCCTTCTTCCGCGAGATGGCGCACGAGATGCTCCGCCTCGGGTGGCTCGACCTGAGCTTCCTCTCCGTGGAGGGCCATACGGCCGCCGCCAACTTCTCCCTCGACTACGACGACCGCATCTACCTCTACAACTCGGGCTACGACCCGAACGAGCGCCAGCTCAGCGCGGGCCTGGTGCTCCTCGCCCACAACATCGAGGAGGCCATCAACGCCGGGCGCGCGGCCTTCGACATGCTGCGCGGGGACGAGCCCTACAAGTACACCTTCGGCGCGCTGGATCAGCCCATCTTCCGCGTCCGCCTCTCCCGGGACGCCGGATGA
- a CDS encoding glycosyltransferase, which yields MTRRPPLRAALLSMHTDPLAPLGGDVTGGMNVYVREIARALPALGVEADVFTRAQDAASPAVEAIAPGARLVRLPAGPRRPLHKNLLLPHARAFAAAAAAFAGKEGGEYGLLSCHYWLSGAAGEYLAREWRVPLALRFHTLARQKNARLAAGEEKETPARARAEARLARRADLILVSSGDEARFLQARLGAPEERIRIVPCGVDTALFSPVPRARARARLGLPDGTRIILSVGRVEPVKGLDRLPEALALLRRERPDLPLLALHVGGELKPGRKGRGAAGLRPEDFASSRQRAEAGRVLARARALGVEGSLRFLGARPQAELPLFYSAADALAVPSRLESFGLVALEAAACGLPAAAFRAGGIPQAIAHRRTGLLVPEGDAGAFARALLRLLEDEALREGMGREARRRARGFGWEEIARREARAWSGLLRRAGNGGKGSARGERRRPLAARRAPLAKQGAEQGKEGT from the coding sequence ATGACGCGCCGCCCCCCGCTCCGCGCCGCCCTGCTCTCGATGCACACCGACCCCCTCGCCCCCCTGGGCGGCGACGTGACCGGGGGGATGAACGTCTACGTGCGCGAGATCGCCCGCGCGCTGCCCGCCCTCGGGGTGGAAGCCGACGTCTTCACCCGGGCGCAGGACGCGGCGTCCCCCGCCGTGGAGGCGATCGCCCCGGGCGCCCGGCTCGTCCGCCTCCCCGCCGGCCCGCGCCGCCCCCTCCACAAGAACCTCCTGCTCCCCCACGCCCGGGCCTTCGCGGCGGCGGCCGCGGCCTTCGCCGGGAAGGAAGGCGGGGAATACGGCCTCCTCTCCTGCCACTACTGGCTCTCGGGAGCGGCGGGCGAATACCTGGCGCGCGAGTGGCGCGTTCCCCTCGCGCTGCGCTTCCACACCCTGGCCCGGCAGAAGAACGCCCGGCTCGCCGCCGGGGAGGAGAAGGAGACGCCCGCCCGCGCCCGCGCCGAAGCCAGGCTCGCCCGGCGGGCGGACCTGATCCTCGTCTCCTCGGGCGACGAGGCCCGCTTCCTCCAGGCGCGGCTCGGGGCGCCGGAGGAGCGCATCCGCATCGTCCCCTGCGGGGTGGACACGGCGCTCTTCTCCCCCGTCCCGCGCGCGCGGGCGAGGGCGCGCCTCGGGCTGCCGGACGGGACGCGGATCATCCTGAGCGTGGGGCGGGTCGAGCCCGTGAAGGGGCTGGACCGGCTGCCAGAAGCGCTGGCCCTCCTCCGCCGCGAGCGGCCCGATCTTCCCCTGCTCGCCCTCCACGTGGGCGGGGAGCTCAAGCCCGGCCGGAAAGGGCGGGGAGCGGCCGGGCTCCGCCCGGAGGACTTCGCCTCCTCCCGCCAGCGGGCCGAGGCTGGGCGCGTGCTCGCGCGCGCCCGGGCGCTCGGGGTGGAGGGGAGCCTGCGCTTCCTCGGGGCGAGGCCCCAGGCGGAGCTGCCGCTCTTCTATTCGGCGGCGGACGCCCTGGCCGTCCCCTCGCGGCTGGAGTCCTTCGGCCTGGTGGCCCTCGAGGCGGCGGCGTGCGGGCTCCCGGCGGCGGCCTTCCGGGCGGGGGGAATCCCCCAGGCCATCGCCCACCGGCGGACGGGCCTCCTCGTCCCGGAGGGAGATGCCGGGGCCTTCGCCCGGGCGCTTCTGCGGCTCCTGGAGGATGAGGCGCTCCGGGAGGGGATGGGGCGCGAGGCGCGGCGCCGGGCGCGGGGGTTCGGGTGGGAGGAGATCGCCCGGCGGGAGGCGCGGGCCTGGAGCGGGCTGCTCCGCCGCGCGGGGAATGGCGGAAAGGGGAGCGCGCGGGGGGAGCGGCGGCGGCCGCTCGCCGCCCGGCGCGCCCCATTGGCGAAACAGGGGGCGGAACAGGGGAAGGAGGGCACGTGA
- a CDS encoding PIG-L family deacetylase → MSRSEFENVLVIIAHPDDAELGAGGSIARWVRDGAVARVIVCTNGDKGTKEGLSPLKLAQIREAEQLAASRALGVKETIFLRHRDGELEDDRAFRNQIAFLIRHFKPDTIVTHDPWRPHYQHPDHQAVGHAVFKGVVYARDDNFLPELGLAGIRAHHTNALLYTNAFTPNFFVDIEGVFEQKIKAIGCHRCQIPNLPATARRVRQRCEETGRLAGMRLAEAFTITRMR, encoded by the coding sequence GTGAGCCGGTCGGAGTTCGAGAACGTCCTGGTGATCATCGCGCACCCGGACGACGCCGAGCTGGGGGCGGGCGGGAGCATCGCCCGCTGGGTGCGGGACGGCGCGGTGGCGCGCGTCATCGTATGCACGAACGGGGACAAGGGGACGAAGGAGGGCCTGAGCCCCCTCAAGCTGGCCCAGATCCGGGAGGCGGAGCAGCTCGCGGCGTCCCGGGCGCTCGGGGTGAAGGAGACGATCTTCCTGCGCCACCGGGACGGGGAGCTCGAGGACGACCGGGCCTTCCGCAACCAGATCGCGTTTCTCATCCGGCACTTCAAGCCGGACACCATCGTGACCCACGATCCCTGGCGGCCCCACTACCAGCACCCGGACCACCAGGCGGTGGGCCACGCCGTCTTCAAGGGCGTCGTCTACGCGCGGGACGACAACTTCCTGCCCGAGCTGGGCCTGGCGGGCATCCGCGCCCACCACACGAACGCCCTCCTCTACACCAACGCCTTCACCCCCAATTTCTTCGTGGACATCGAAGGGGTCTTCGAGCAGAAGATCAAGGCCATCGGCTGCCACAGGTGCCAGATCCCGAACCTGCCCGCCACCGCGCGGCGCGTCCGCCAGCGGTGCGAGGAGACGGGCCGGCTGGCCGGGATGCGGCTGGCCGAGGCCTTCACCATCACGCGGATGCGCTGA
- the nagZ gene encoding beta-N-acetylhexosaminidase — MPNATSRERAGQHLIGGFPGTAPPPPLLERIAAGRLGGVILFKRNIESAGQLLELTHALQRAAAGAPLGLPLLVAIDQEGGRVSRLSGDFTLLPPARNLGRLGDAALAREAARAVGRELRAAGVNLNFAPVLDLLTNPGCAVIGDRAFGDDPETVSALGAAFIAGLQEAGVAACAKHFPGIGSMAPDPHETLPSSPLGLDDLRGRELIPFRRAFAPGADAASAMAAHALFPRIDAERPASLSPRFLRDLLRGEMGYGGLIVTDDLEMGAIPDPVAAAWESLLAGADLALICHNEEMQERAWGRIEEGLRREEIAPEAQRSSLRRIEAAKARYAPPARDFVRPGDLARRHREREAVVGCAAHRAVREKVTQITFG, encoded by the coding sequence ATGCCGAACGCGACCTCCCGGGAGAGGGCCGGGCAGCACCTCATCGGCGGCTTCCCGGGGACGGCCCCACCGCCCCCGCTGCTGGAGCGGATCGCGGCGGGGCGGCTCGGCGGCGTCATCCTCTTCAAGCGGAACATCGAGAGCGCGGGCCAGCTCCTCGAGCTGACCCACGCCCTCCAGCGGGCGGCGGCGGGGGCGCCCCTGGGGCTCCCGCTCCTCGTGGCCATCGACCAGGAAGGGGGGCGGGTGAGCCGCCTCTCGGGAGACTTCACCCTCCTCCCCCCGGCGCGGAACCTCGGCCGGCTGGGCGACGCGGCCCTGGCGCGGGAGGCGGCGCGGGCCGTGGGGCGGGAGCTGCGGGCCGCGGGGGTGAACCTGAATTTCGCGCCGGTGCTCGACCTCCTGACCAACCCCGGGTGCGCCGTCATCGGGGACCGCGCCTTCGGGGACGACCCCGAAACGGTCTCGGCGCTGGGCGCGGCCTTCATCGCGGGGCTGCAGGAAGCCGGGGTGGCGGCCTGCGCGAAGCATTTCCCCGGCATCGGGAGCATGGCGCCCGACCCGCACGAGACGCTGCCCTCCTCCCCCCTCGGCCTGGACGACCTGCGCGGGCGGGAGCTCATCCCCTTCCGGCGGGCTTTCGCGCCCGGGGCGGACGCGGCGTCCGCGATGGCGGCCCACGCCCTCTTCCCCCGGATCGACGCGGAGCGCCCGGCCAGCCTCTCCCCGCGCTTCCTGCGGGATCTTCTGCGGGGCGAGATGGGCTATGGGGGGCTCATCGTGACGGACGACCTGGAGATGGGGGCGATCCCGGATCCGGTCGCCGCCGCCTGGGAAAGCCTCCTCGCCGGGGCGGACCTGGCCCTCATCTGCCACAACGAGGAGATGCAGGAACGCGCCTGGGGCCGGATCGAGGAGGGCCTCCGGAGGGAGGAGATCGCGCCGGAGGCGCAGCGGAGCTCCCTCCGCCGCATCGAGGCGGCCAAGGCACGCTACGCGCCCCCGGCACGGGATTTCGTGCGGCCGGGCGACCTCGCCCGCCGCCACCGCGAGCGGGAGGCGGTGGTGGGCTGCGCCGCCCACCGCGCGGTCCGCGAAAAAGTGACCCAGATCACAT